From the Longimicrobium sp. genome, one window contains:
- a CDS encoding lysylphosphatidylglycerol synthase transmembrane domain-containing protein, with amino-acid sequence MTEPSFHRRHDDPSLLADEPELERWQQEVAEAEEEAKSAKPLAWVRWLVVLALLALAVHLIIPQLGSLQESAKVLKTMRPWAVALAILSEILSYVALGYMMKRIVGLTGQVLTLNRAFAVTLASGSVGLIAGGLVGIGGSSFRWLRDAGIRAEGALLAGWLPTLLNAATIAVFALIGMVELVIFQDLSPALWIAFSLSLALLIVVAVALFWGSSHREAAKDKLCRLQARWARLRKKEPTPEKLMGTVDRLFDAFHILKTRGWKAPVAAAALGVVLDMGAMFWLFIAAGRPVTPGKLLSGYALPLLIGKVAVIPGGIGLVEGTMIALYHGFAVPTATAVLVVLAYRVIAFWMPNLIGLGMIPLLHIPTKRSGRDLQHPHWRRRQTDKERAEGTPAAD; translated from the coding sequence GTGACCGAACCCAGCTTCCACCGACGCCACGACGATCCGTCCCTGCTCGCCGACGAGCCGGAGCTGGAGCGCTGGCAGCAGGAAGTGGCCGAGGCCGAGGAAGAGGCCAAGTCCGCCAAGCCGCTGGCGTGGGTGCGCTGGCTGGTGGTGCTGGCGCTGCTCGCGCTGGCCGTGCACCTCATCATCCCGCAGCTGGGAAGCCTGCAGGAATCGGCCAAGGTGCTGAAGACCATGCGCCCGTGGGCGGTGGCGCTGGCCATCCTTTCCGAGATCCTGAGCTACGTGGCGCTGGGCTACATGATGAAGCGCATCGTGGGCCTTACCGGGCAGGTGCTGACGCTGAACCGCGCCTTCGCGGTCACGCTGGCGTCCGGCAGCGTGGGGCTGATCGCGGGCGGGCTGGTGGGGATCGGCGGGAGCAGCTTCCGCTGGCTGCGCGACGCCGGGATCCGCGCGGAGGGCGCGCTGCTGGCCGGGTGGCTGCCCACGCTGCTGAACGCCGCGACCATCGCCGTGTTCGCGCTGATCGGGATGGTGGAGCTGGTCATCTTCCAGGACCTGTCGCCGGCGCTGTGGATCGCGTTCAGTCTGTCGCTGGCGCTGCTGATCGTCGTGGCGGTGGCGCTCTTCTGGGGGTCGAGCCACCGCGAGGCGGCCAAGGACAAGCTTTGCCGGCTGCAGGCGCGGTGGGCCCGGCTGCGGAAGAAGGAGCCCACTCCCGAGAAGCTGATGGGCACGGTGGACCGCCTGTTCGACGCCTTCCACATCCTGAAGACGCGTGGGTGGAAGGCACCGGTGGCGGCGGCGGCGCTGGGCGTGGTGCTGGACATGGGCGCCATGTTCTGGCTCTTCATCGCCGCCGGGCGGCCGGTGACGCCGGGGAAGCTGCTTTCCGGCTACGCGCTGCCGCTGCTGATCGGCAAGGTGGCGGTGATCCCCGGCGGCATCGGGCTGGTGGAGGGGACGATGATCGCGCTGTACCACGGCTTCGCGGTGCCGACGGCCACGGCGGTGCTGGTGGTGCTGGCCTACCGCGTGATCGCGTTCTGGATGCCGAACCTGATCGGCCTGGGGATGATCCCCCTGCTGCACATCCCCACCAAGCGCAGCGGGCGCGACCTCCAGCATCCCCACTGGAGGCGGCGCCAGACGGACAAGGAGCGCGCCGAGGGAACGCCCGCGGCGGATTGA
- a CDS encoding MBL fold metallo-hydrolase produces the protein MILKRFYDDKLAHASWLVGCAATGEALVVDPNRDAEPYVDAAAREGLRITHVAETHIHADFVSGARELAQRTGAMPYLSDEGGDEWRYGWADEAGAVRVKDGSRFMVGNVRVDVMHTPGHTPEHVCFIVTDTAGADRPMGVFTGDFVFVGDVGRPDLLERAAQYAGTMEAGARALFRSLQRFKAALPDWVQLWPAHGAGSACGKSLGAVPSTTLGYEKLFNRGLAEGDEDAFVRDVLAGQPEPPMYFAEMKRVNRDGPRVLGGFRAPRRLPSEQLAALAASGETVVDTRRGDAFAARHVPGTLSVPLGRSFLTWAGSIVPYGRPLWLVVEEECAAGTIRDLAMIGLDDVAGCFPPEAVDAAVRATGRAGSVDGVTADELAGRALAGAVETVDVRNSSEYTAGHLPGAANVPLGRLAEHLGELPRDRTLVVHCQGGARAGVAISLLKARGFSDVVHLQGDFAGWSREGRPVETEAPSPVPTA, from the coding sequence ATGATCCTGAAACGCTTTTACGACGACAAGCTGGCCCACGCGAGCTGGCTGGTGGGGTGCGCCGCCACGGGCGAGGCGCTGGTGGTGGACCCCAACCGCGACGCCGAGCCCTACGTCGACGCCGCGGCCCGCGAGGGGCTGCGCATCACCCACGTGGCCGAGACGCACATCCACGCCGACTTCGTCTCCGGCGCGCGCGAGCTGGCCCAGCGCACCGGCGCCATGCCGTACCTCTCGGACGAGGGGGGCGACGAGTGGCGATACGGATGGGCGGACGAGGCGGGGGCCGTGCGGGTGAAGGACGGCAGCCGCTTCATGGTTGGCAACGTGCGCGTCGACGTGATGCACACGCCGGGGCACACCCCCGAGCACGTCTGCTTCATCGTCACCGACACCGCCGGCGCGGATCGCCCCATGGGCGTGTTCACCGGCGACTTCGTGTTCGTGGGCGACGTGGGCCGCCCCGACCTGCTGGAGCGCGCCGCCCAGTACGCGGGGACGATGGAGGCCGGAGCGCGCGCCCTTTTCCGCTCGCTGCAGCGCTTCAAGGCCGCGCTCCCCGACTGGGTGCAGCTCTGGCCCGCGCACGGCGCCGGCTCGGCGTGCGGCAAGTCGCTCGGCGCGGTGCCGTCCACCACGCTGGGCTACGAGAAGCTGTTCAACCGGGGACTGGCGGAGGGCGACGAGGACGCCTTCGTGCGCGACGTGCTGGCGGGGCAGCCCGAGCCGCCCATGTACTTCGCGGAGATGAAGCGGGTGAACCGCGACGGCCCGCGCGTGCTGGGCGGCTTCCGCGCACCCCGCCGCCTTCCGTCCGAGCAGCTGGCCGCGCTCGCCGCCTCCGGCGAAACGGTGGTCGACACCCGCCGCGGCGACGCCTTCGCCGCGCGGCACGTTCCCGGCACGCTCAGCGTTCCGCTCGGCCGCTCGTTCCTCACCTGGGCGGGCTCCATCGTCCCCTACGGGCGCCCGCTCTGGCTGGTCGTGGAGGAGGAGTGCGCCGCAGGCACCATTCGCGACCTGGCGATGATCGGGCTGGACGACGTCGCGGGCTGCTTCCCCCCCGAGGCGGTGGACGCCGCCGTGCGGGCGACGGGGCGCGCCGGCTCGGTGGACGGCGTCACCGCCGACGAGCTGGCCGGGCGCGCCCTGGCCGGCGCGGTGGAGACGGTGGACGTGCGCAACTCGTCCGAGTACACCGCGGGGCACCTTCCCGGCGCGGCCAATGTCCCGCTGGGGCGCCTGGCCGAGCACCTGGGCGAGCTCCCGCGCGACCGCACCCTCGTCGTCCACTGCCAGGGCGGGGCCCGCGCCGGCGTGGCCATCTCCCTCCTCAAGGCCCGCGGCTTCAGCGACGTCGTCCACCTCCAGGGCGACTTCGCCGGCTGGTCGCGCGAGGGCCGTCCCGTCGAGACCGAAGCGCCGTCGCCCGTCCCCACCGCCTGA
- a CDS encoding DUF6364 family protein — protein sequence MPKESLNLSVERASIERARRYSEQHGTSISKLVDEFLASLPLDRPRREHFPPVVQRLMGSVKGDVDIEDYHRHLEEKYLR from the coding sequence ATGCCCAAGGAAAGCCTGAACCTGTCGGTCGAGCGCGCATCGATCGAGCGGGCGCGGCGCTACAGCGAGCAGCACGGCACCAGCATCTCGAAGCTGGTGGACGAGTTTCTCGCCTCGTTGCCGCTCGACCGGCCGCGGCGCGAGCACTTCCCGCCCGTCGTGCAGCGGCTGATGGGCTCCGTGAAGGGCGATGTCGACATCGAGGACTATCACAGGCACCTTGAGGAGAAGTACCTCCGGTGA
- a CDS encoding YbhN family protein, with protein sequence MQQPALDPEAVLPPLTPPGAATGAELAHEAQELARAAEKPKRRPWLRYLLMAAFLALAVKLVLPQLGPLQDSAVLLRTMVPGFLALAALVQVGSYVWSGVMLRDIVRLTGDELSVGRGTAVSVASGSVGLVAAGAIGTAGSTFRWLRDAGVSPEGALLASWLPTMLNAAVMVAFGLVGTAELLLQGGMSVAEGTALAVAFSLVAAACGFLWWAAGHPAPAERRIVALEARWARLRKRPAREAAVRDRVQATYAALELLKRKGWKRPALDSALMIAFDALTLWLVFVAMLDVVSPHVFFAGYAIPLLISKFGVVPGGVGLVEGMMVAVFHHVGEQTSVAALAVVGYRLLAFWLPNLIGFGVVPFLQAGPRGARRKSSPIDA encoded by the coding sequence TTGCAGCAGCCCGCGCTCGACCCCGAAGCCGTCCTTCCCCCGCTGACGCCGCCGGGCGCCGCGACCGGCGCGGAGCTGGCGCACGAGGCGCAGGAGCTGGCGCGCGCGGCGGAGAAGCCGAAGCGCCGGCCGTGGCTGCGCTACCTGCTGATGGCAGCGTTCCTGGCGCTGGCGGTGAAGCTGGTGCTGCCGCAGCTGGGGCCGCTGCAGGACTCGGCGGTGCTGCTGCGGACCATGGTGCCGGGGTTTCTGGCGCTCGCAGCGCTGGTGCAGGTAGGGAGCTACGTGTGGAGCGGGGTGATGCTGCGCGACATCGTGCGGCTGACGGGCGACGAGCTGTCGGTGGGGCGGGGGACGGCGGTGTCGGTGGCGTCGGGGAGCGTGGGGCTGGTCGCCGCGGGGGCGATCGGGACGGCGGGGTCGACGTTTCGCTGGCTGCGCGACGCGGGGGTGAGCCCCGAGGGCGCGCTGCTGGCCAGCTGGCTGCCGACGATGCTGAACGCGGCGGTGATGGTGGCGTTCGGGCTGGTGGGGACGGCGGAGCTGCTGCTGCAGGGCGGGATGTCGGTGGCGGAGGGAACGGCGCTGGCGGTGGCGTTCTCGCTCGTCGCCGCCGCGTGCGGGTTCCTGTGGTGGGCGGCGGGGCACCCCGCGCCGGCGGAGCGGAGGATCGTGGCGCTGGAGGCGCGGTGGGCGCGGCTGCGGAAGCGGCCCGCGCGCGAGGCCGCGGTGCGCGACCGCGTGCAGGCGACCTACGCCGCGCTGGAGCTGCTGAAGCGGAAGGGGTGGAAGCGCCCCGCGCTGGACTCGGCGCTGATGATCGCCTTCGACGCGCTGACGCTGTGGCTGGTGTTCGTGGCCATGCTGGACGTGGTGAGCCCGCACGTGTTCTTCGCGGGGTACGCCATCCCCCTGCTGATCAGCAAGTTCGGGGTGGTGCCGGGCGGGGTGGGGCTGGTGGAGGGGATGATGGTGGCCGTCTTCCACCACGTGGGCGAGCAGACCTCCGTCGCCGCGCTCGCAGTGGTGGGATACCGGCTGCTGGCGTTCTGGCTGCCGAACCTGATCGGCTTCGGCGTGGTGCCCTTCCTCCAGGCCGGGCCGCGCGGCGCGAGACGGAAGAGCTCACCCATAGACGCGTAA
- a CDS encoding PIN domain-containing protein — protein sequence MRLLLDINVLLDAILDRAPWADDAGEILAAAAHGRAIVLVAGHTITTIHYLAAKQMGRVTAAEVISDLLPIVEIVPVEKGDLVRALALGLRDYEDGVQAACALKAEADFIVTRDEKDFAGVAVPVASPASVVRRL from the coding sequence GTGAGGCTGCTCCTGGACATCAACGTGCTCCTGGACGCGATCCTCGACCGGGCTCCATGGGCCGACGATGCGGGTGAGATTCTCGCGGCCGCAGCCCACGGGCGCGCGATCGTGCTCGTGGCGGGGCATACGATCACGACCATCCATTACTTGGCGGCGAAACAGATGGGCCGCGTCACGGCCGCCGAGGTGATCTCGGACCTGCTTCCGATCGTCGAGATCGTACCCGTCGAGAAGGGCGATCTCGTCCGCGCGCTGGCGCTCGGGCTGCGCGACTACGAAGACGGGGTGCAGGCCGCATGCGCCCTGAAGGCGGAAGCCGACTTCATCGTTACGCGCGACGAGAAAGACTTCGCCGGGGTCGCGGTTCCGGTGGCGTCGCCCGCCTCCGTCGTCCGACGGCTCTGA